The following proteins are co-located in the Synechococcus sp. PROS-U-1 genome:
- a CDS encoding adenine phosphoribosyltransferase, which produces MMPGALPLRHLDLDLQSHIRSVPDFPKPGILFRDINPLLRSPAAMAEVIRQLGRVCDQVKPDLIVGIESRGFIFGAPLATDRGLGFVPVRKPGKLPGEVVGLDYALEYGTDRLEIQADAFENSPRVLVVDDLLATGGTAGATGLLVEQAGGCLAGFAFVIELEGLGGRKALPEGQPVEALLRYS; this is translated from the coding sequence ATGATGCCAGGGGCCCTGCCATTGCGTCACCTGGATTTGGATCTTCAGTCGCACATTCGCTCAGTTCCTGACTTTCCCAAGCCTGGAATTCTGTTTCGAGACATCAATCCGCTCCTGCGATCACCAGCAGCCATGGCAGAGGTGATCCGGCAGCTTGGACGCGTATGCGACCAAGTGAAGCCGGATCTGATCGTGGGGATTGAATCCCGGGGCTTCATTTTTGGGGCTCCCCTGGCCACCGACCGAGGTCTTGGTTTTGTCCCTGTACGGAAACCTGGAAAGCTTCCTGGTGAGGTGGTCGGCCTGGACTATGCCCTGGAGTACGGCACCGATCGGCTGGAAATTCAAGCTGATGCCTTTGAAAATTCACCGCGGGTGCTGGTGGTGGACGATCTGCTCGCCACGGGTGGAACCGCGGGAGCCACAGGTCTGCTGGTGGAGCAGGCCGGTGGTTGCTTGGCGGGTTTTGCGTTCGTGATCGAGCTGGAGGGGCTAGGGGGACGCAAAGCGTTGCCTGAAGGTCAACCCGTGGAAGCGTTGT
- a CDS encoding DUF3038 domain-containing protein yields the protein MTEAPSSSVLQEGARLSRRGVERLDLLLLSIEALDLNGGEAMVWTSQQMGLQAQFPNRVELWKRRCHNPLRRTTRRDQLDPVDAESLICLVCAMAERLYPMLHQLLSSREPDELTQQRWQLFHERLRDLIEERMNLRREAVARLLKMEPAGPLHRQLISTLAFCAGPGGINRLRATLLDPTP from the coding sequence ATGACTGAAGCTCCATCGTCCAGCGTCCTGCAGGAGGGCGCACGTCTCAGCCGGCGAGGTGTCGAGCGTCTTGATCTACTCCTGCTGAGCATCGAGGCTCTTGACCTCAATGGTGGCGAAGCAATGGTCTGGACCAGCCAGCAGATGGGTCTCCAGGCACAATTCCCAAATCGGGTTGAGCTCTGGAAGCGGCGCTGTCACAACCCCCTCAGGCGCACCACCCGTCGAGACCAACTCGACCCTGTGGATGCCGAATCGCTGATCTGTCTGGTTTGTGCCATGGCGGAGCGGCTGTATCCAATGCTCCACCAACTCCTCTCGAGCCGCGAGCCGGACGAGCTCACCCAACAGCGCTGGCAGTTGTTCCATGAGCGTCTCCGCGACCTCATTGAAGAGCGAATGAATCTGCGGCGGGAAGCGGTTGCTCGTCTTCTGAAAATGGAGCCAGCAGGACCTCTGCACCGGCAGCTGATCAGCACCCTGGCGTTCTGCGCAGGCCCGGGAGGAATCAATCGGCTCCGCGCCACCCTCCTCGACCCCACCCCTTAA
- a CDS encoding DUF4335 domain-containing protein: MLQTTYRYEQTAARLMVEGYPDLSAGHSSDAIGILSSWRLQLVGAPELEGTRDHLEALMKAVMPYARHRLSGVERRFGQDSGFVSIGPDQTTHLLELRSSRDGVEPLQLKLDDAELADLVRCLDQLRLDSRVKLTWAFPDDRPLQRQEVVDRIPLQKRLGPPVLAGVALACTIATAWLVPLPQEIKETAPAPAAIDKPEQETTSDR, translated from the coding sequence ATGCTTCAAACGACATACCGATACGAACAAACGGCGGCACGGCTGATGGTGGAGGGCTATCCCGATCTCTCCGCCGGCCATTCCAGTGATGCGATCGGAATCCTCTCGTCCTGGCGGCTGCAGTTGGTGGGTGCACCGGAACTGGAAGGCACCCGTGATCACCTGGAGGCCCTGATGAAAGCGGTGATGCCCTACGCCAGACATCGCTTGTCGGGTGTGGAGCGCCGCTTTGGCCAGGACAGCGGGTTTGTAAGCATTGGACCGGATCAGACCACCCATCTGCTGGAATTGCGCAGCAGCCGAGACGGCGTTGAGCCACTGCAGCTCAAGCTCGATGACGCTGAACTGGCCGACCTGGTGCGCTGCCTCGATCAGTTGCGACTCGATAGCAGGGTCAAGCTGACGTGGGCCTTCCCGGACGACCGTCCGCTACAGCGACAGGAGGTCGTCGATCGCATCCCTTTGCAGAAACGCCTGGGACCGCCAGTTCTTGCTGGGGTCGCCCTGGCGTGCACCATCGCCACGGCATGGCTGGTTCCTTTGCCTCAGGAGATCAAGGAGACCGCGCCAGCCCCAGCAGCCATTGACAAGCCGGAGCAGGAAACGACGTCAGACCGTTGA
- a CDS encoding EF-hand domain-containing protein: MTALIAIRVLGPLVLMVSSLATHAAPGNKTMRVYNARMETLFIRLDVNRDGRLDASEVQGRRALSRRLKRQNHRPYLLLEDLRPQGSSPSGPRLKHHFSQADRDNNRRLDRREAKRIPWISRNFNALDRDRDGSVTLQELWNHQRSLAPRQRRP; the protein is encoded by the coding sequence ATGACTGCGCTGATCGCCATCCGTGTGCTCGGGCCACTGGTCTTGATGGTGAGTTCCTTGGCGACGCATGCCGCTCCGGGGAACAAGACCATGCGCGTGTACAACGCCAGGATGGAAACGCTGTTCATTCGCTTGGACGTCAACCGTGACGGTCGACTGGATGCGTCTGAAGTGCAGGGTCGTCGTGCCTTGAGCCGACGGCTCAAACGGCAGAACCACCGTCCCTATCTTCTTTTAGAAGATCTACGTCCCCAGGGTTCATCTCCCAGTGGGCCGCGTCTCAAACACCATTTCAGCCAGGCTGACCGCGACAACAACAGACGCCTGGATCGACGGGAGGCAAAACGCATTCCCTGGATCAGTCGCAACTTCAACGCCTTGGATCGTGATCGGGATGGGTCCGTGACGCTGCAGGAGCTTTGGAATCATCAGCGGTCCTTGGCCCCGCGTCAGCGCCGGCCCTGA
- a CDS encoding response regulator: protein MAKDTMIWVVDDDPELRKMVGTYLIDQGYDVRSLCDVKQLEARLECQRPDLVVLDLMLPGDDGLTALRRLRDAGDDLPIVMLTARADGVDRIIGLEQGADDYIAKPFLPRELTARIEAVLRRRNAMPAGTPVEGGECVCFGDNQLDLSARTLLQNNQPVVITSGEFSLLAAFVRHPHRPLSRERLIELARGPGSDTDSRSMDVQVSRVRKLVEPDPTRPRYVQTVWGYGYVFVPDGTPRSR from the coding sequence ATGGCCAAGGACACCATGATCTGGGTGGTGGATGACGACCCAGAGCTGAGAAAGATGGTCGGCACCTACCTGATCGACCAGGGTTACGACGTACGCAGCCTCTGCGATGTGAAGCAATTGGAGGCACGTCTGGAGTGCCAACGTCCAGACCTGGTGGTCCTTGACCTCATGCTGCCGGGCGATGATGGTCTGACGGCGCTGCGGCGATTGCGGGATGCCGGGGATGATCTCCCCATAGTGATGCTCACCGCACGCGCAGACGGCGTGGATCGGATCATTGGCCTTGAGCAGGGAGCCGATGATTACATCGCCAAACCGTTCTTACCCCGCGAACTCACGGCCCGGATCGAAGCCGTGTTGCGACGGCGCAATGCCATGCCTGCAGGAACGCCGGTAGAGGGTGGGGAGTGCGTCTGTTTTGGAGACAACCAGCTGGATCTCTCCGCCCGCACATTGCTTCAGAACAACCAGCCGGTTGTCATCACCAGCGGTGAATTCAGCCTTCTGGCCGCCTTTGTTCGCCACCCGCATCGGCCCCTATCCCGGGAGCGCCTGATCGAACTCGCCCGAGGTCCCGGCAGCGACACCGACAGCCGAAGCATGGACGTTCAGGTGTCGCGAGTGCGCAAGCTGGTGGAGCCGGATCCAACCCGCCCCCGCTACGTGCAGACGGTTTGGGGCTACGGCTATGTGTTTGTCCCGGATGGCACGCCGAGATCCCGCTGA
- a CDS encoding ATP-binding protein, producing MPVQPGLKRGLTRFGIWGTTLLTSWLLALLVLQVLFGRQLERNQTLQLGRDLALNVRLTELTLERYPPALISELTGLELLVSQQPPGPNKEAQAMAQRRQELQQVLCARLTQCPELRPAVNRAGTPEVWIELFSPLEPVWLRTPLPMARAWPPQPMLLLLALVSAVVMTGVLYLLLDVARPLRKLEDAVSRVGEHNERDPVPEQGAPEVRRISRRFNAMVRRLAEDQRERATMLAGIAHDLRAPLTRLQFRLSMPELNADERTRCQSDLDALERITGQFLLYAGGGDREECVACPLDQWLAETVAGQPRDQLQLQLISISALIRPVALGRAVSNLVDNAFSYGEAPVVVRLRRTGPDVAIEVWDQGRGMPASEWERALQPFQRLDSARGRQGHCGLGLAIVNHVVRTHEGKIDFQQGSGDPGRFAVIINLPIHETKSAVIQDKSGPDQAGTSDFWQKGTTDSPPA from the coding sequence ATGCCTGTTCAACCGGGACTGAAACGTGGACTGACTCGCTTCGGCATCTGGGGAACGACCCTTCTGACCAGCTGGCTGCTGGCCCTCCTGGTGCTGCAGGTGCTCTTCGGCCGGCAACTGGAACGAAATCAAACGCTGCAGCTGGGACGAGATCTGGCGTTGAACGTTCGCCTCACCGAATTGACCCTGGAGCGCTACCCCCCCGCACTGATCAGCGAACTGACCGGTCTAGAACTTCTGGTGAGCCAACAGCCACCGGGGCCAAACAAAGAGGCACAGGCAATGGCCCAGCGGCGCCAGGAACTGCAACAGGTGCTCTGCGCTCGCCTGACGCAATGCCCTGAGCTCCGGCCAGCTGTCAACAGAGCTGGCACACCAGAGGTTTGGATTGAGCTTTTTTCTCCGCTGGAACCGGTTTGGTTGCGGACCCCCCTACCGATGGCACGAGCCTGGCCACCGCAACCGATGCTCCTGCTGCTGGCTCTTGTGAGCGCTGTGGTGATGACTGGGGTGCTTTACCTGCTCCTTGATGTCGCCCGTCCACTGCGAAAACTGGAGGATGCTGTCTCCCGCGTGGGGGAACACAACGAACGGGATCCTGTGCCGGAGCAGGGAGCCCCTGAAGTTCGGCGGATCTCACGACGCTTCAATGCCATGGTGCGCCGACTCGCGGAAGATCAGAGGGAGCGGGCCACGATGCTGGCTGGCATCGCCCACGATCTGAGGGCGCCACTGACGCGTCTGCAGTTCCGTCTGTCGATGCCAGAGCTCAATGCAGACGAGCGAACGCGTTGCCAAAGCGATCTCGATGCACTCGAGCGGATCACAGGTCAGTTTCTGCTTTACGCCGGAGGCGGTGATCGGGAAGAGTGCGTTGCGTGTCCACTGGATCAGTGGCTGGCTGAAACCGTGGCGGGGCAACCCAGGGACCAGCTTCAACTGCAACTGATTTCGATCAGCGCACTGATTCGACCGGTCGCCCTGGGGCGCGCCGTCAGCAACCTGGTCGACAATGCCTTCAGCTATGGCGAAGCACCGGTTGTCGTTCGGCTACGAAGGACGGGACCCGATGTAGCGATTGAAGTCTGGGACCAAGGCCGGGGGATGCCCGCCAGCGAGTGGGAACGTGCCCTGCAACCCTTTCAACGCCTTGATTCAGCACGGGGACGTCAAGGCCATTGCGGCCTGGGGCTGGCCATCGTGAACCATGTGGTCCGCACCCACGAGGGAAAGATCGATTTCCAGCAGGGAAGCGGTGATCCAGGACGATTCGCGGTGATCATCAACCTCCCCATCCATGAGACGAAAAGTGCCGTAATTCAGGACAAATCCGGTCCGGATCAAGCCGGCACATCAGATTTCTGGCAGAAAGGAACTACCGATTCACCGCCGGCATGA
- the ppk2 gene encoding polyphosphate kinase 2 produces MSQSSDHDMAGVFGAIDHYSDGDVDRPQEIMVELQEGFSNKHKRLNKKIYEKQLAKLQTELVKMQYWVKATGFRMIILFEGRDAAGKGGSIKRLTEPLNPRGCRVVALGTPSEHQKSQWYFQRYVEHFPGAGEIVVFDRSWYNRAGVEKVMGFATAEQVEQFYVSCPRFEQMLVQDGILLLKYWFSINDDEQEKRFQERIDNEERRWKMSPMDIESRNRWVEYSKAKDIMFSKTHTPEAPWFTVEANDKRRARLNCLSHILSKVPYEDMTPEPIKMPKRPKQGSYKRPPFNEQFFVPNHYPYKD; encoded by the coding sequence ATGAGCCAGTCAAGCGACCACGACATGGCAGGCGTGTTTGGGGCCATCGACCATTACAGCGATGGCGATGTTGACCGTCCGCAGGAAATCATGGTGGAGCTTCAGGAGGGCTTTTCCAACAAGCACAAACGGCTGAACAAAAAGATCTACGAAAAGCAGCTGGCCAAACTCCAGACGGAGCTGGTCAAGATGCAGTACTGGGTGAAAGCCACGGGCTTTCGCATGATCATCCTGTTTGAAGGACGAGATGCCGCGGGCAAGGGAGGCTCGATTAAGCGGCTAACGGAGCCTTTGAACCCAAGGGGCTGCCGGGTGGTTGCCCTCGGTACGCCGTCAGAGCACCAGAAATCGCAATGGTATTTCCAGCGCTATGTGGAGCACTTCCCCGGTGCTGGAGAAATCGTTGTCTTTGATCGAAGCTGGTACAACCGGGCCGGAGTGGAAAAAGTGATGGGCTTCGCCACGGCCGAACAGGTGGAGCAGTTTTATGTTTCCTGTCCGCGGTTTGAACAAATGCTGGTGCAAGACGGAATTCTCCTACTGAAATACTGGTTCTCCATCAACGATGACGAGCAGGAGAAGCGTTTCCAAGAACGAATTGATAACGAAGAACGGCGCTGGAAAATGAGTCCGATGGACATCGAGTCGCGCAATCGCTGGGTGGAGTACTCCAAGGCGAAAGACATCATGTTTTCCAAGACGCACACTCCAGAAGCACCTTGGTTCACCGTGGAGGCCAATGACAAACGTCGCGCTCGCCTGAATTGCCTGAGCCATATCCTCAGCAAGGTGCCCTATGAAGACATGACACCAGAACCGATCAAGATGCCAAAACGCCCAAAGCAAGGAAGTTACAAGCGCCCACCCTTCAACGAACAATTCTTTGTTCCCAACCACTATCCCTACAAAGATTGA
- a CDS encoding thermonuclease family protein, producing MAAALLMALALPLSSRAELQSVRVLSISNAQQLLVELDGQGRAIRLACLQAPRRSQTPWSTRASAAINALVKVGDPALFELRSRDVYGRLVGRLLIDGQDLGAALISKGEVFAWDGFLGRCDDLDYPSLERQAASAERGVWSAQPPLQRPWDVMERERGGEP from the coding sequence ATGGCTGCAGCCCTGTTGATGGCTCTGGCTCTGCCGCTGTCGAGTCGCGCAGAGCTGCAGTCGGTTCGTGTGTTGAGCATCAGCAACGCGCAGCAGCTGCTGGTGGAGCTGGATGGTCAGGGGAGAGCGATTCGGCTGGCGTGTCTCCAGGCTCCGCGACGCAGTCAGACGCCATGGTCAACGCGCGCATCGGCGGCCATCAATGCCTTGGTGAAGGTCGGAGACCCAGCTTTGTTTGAGCTCCGCTCACGCGATGTTTACGGGCGACTGGTGGGACGCCTTTTGATCGATGGGCAGGATCTTGGTGCTGCATTGATCAGCAAGGGCGAGGTGTTTGCCTGGGATGGCTTCCTCGGACGTTGTGATGATCTCGACTACCCCTCTCTTGAGCGGCAGGCAGCATCCGCAGAGCGCGGGGTTTGGTCAGCGCAACCTCCTCTCCAGCGTCCTTGGGATGTGATGGAACGGGAACGTGGTGGTGAACCCTGA
- the arsJ gene encoding organoarsenical effux MFS transporter ArsJ, translating into MKLSPLQQYGIVTANYWAFTLTDGALRMLVVFHFHQLGYTTLEIASLFLFYEFFGVVTNLYGGWIGARYGLRLTLWMGTLLQILALLMLIPVAAGWPKLLSVVYVMAAQAISGIAKDLNKMSAKSAIKTVVPETPEDQTQGQQQLFKWVAILTGSKNALKGVGFFLGGVLLTAFGFNAAVGWMAAGLALAFLLTLVLPGEIGKMKSKPAFASMFSKSQGINVLSLARFFLFGARDVWFVVALPVFLEAALGWNFWEIGGFLGLWVIGYGIVQGSAPSLRRLWGQTAPPGVSAVQFWSALLTAIPALIAVALWREVDVAVAIPAGLAAFGVVFAMNSSIHSYMVLAYTDAENVSLNVGFYYMANAAGRLVGTMLSGAVFMLGRTEAAGMQACLWASSLLVLLSCVSSFRLPAVRHAPG; encoded by the coding sequence ATGAAGCTCTCCCCCCTGCAGCAGTACGGCATCGTCACGGCCAACTACTGGGCTTTCACGCTCACCGATGGCGCCCTGCGAATGCTGGTGGTGTTCCATTTCCACCAGCTCGGTTACACCACCCTCGAGATCGCCTCTCTATTCCTCTTTTACGAGTTCTTCGGGGTGGTCACCAACCTGTACGGCGGTTGGATCGGTGCGCGCTACGGGCTTCGGCTCACGCTCTGGATGGGCACGCTGTTGCAGATCCTGGCGCTGCTGATGCTGATCCCCGTCGCAGCCGGTTGGCCCAAACTTCTCAGCGTGGTTTACGTGATGGCGGCCCAGGCCATCAGTGGCATCGCCAAGGACCTCAACAAGATGAGTGCCAAAAGTGCCATCAAGACCGTGGTGCCCGAAACGCCGGAGGACCAAACGCAGGGGCAACAACAGCTGTTCAAATGGGTGGCGATCCTCACGGGGTCCAAGAACGCTCTCAAGGGTGTCGGCTTCTTTCTTGGTGGGGTGCTGCTCACCGCCTTCGGCTTCAACGCCGCCGTGGGGTGGATGGCGGCGGGCCTTGCCTTGGCCTTCTTGCTGACGCTGGTGCTGCCGGGGGAGATCGGAAAGATGAAGTCCAAACCGGCGTTTGCATCCATGTTTTCCAAATCCCAGGGGATCAATGTGCTGTCTCTGGCGCGCTTCTTTCTGTTCGGTGCCCGTGACGTCTGGTTCGTCGTGGCTTTGCCGGTCTTCCTCGAGGCCGCATTGGGGTGGAACTTCTGGGAGATCGGTGGCTTTCTCGGCCTCTGGGTGATCGGCTACGGCATCGTCCAGGGATCAGCTCCCAGTCTGCGACGACTCTGGGGTCAGACCGCTCCGCCTGGCGTGTCCGCTGTGCAGTTCTGGAGTGCGTTGTTGACGGCGATCCCGGCTCTGATCGCTGTTGCACTTTGGCGCGAGGTTGATGTGGCGGTTGCCATCCCGGCAGGGCTCGCTGCCTTCGGAGTGGTGTTCGCGATGAATTCCTCAATCCACTCCTACATGGTGCTGGCCTATACCGATGCGGAGAATGTGAGCCTCAACGTGGGCTTCTATTACATGGCCAACGCCGCCGGACGCCTGGTGGGAACCATGCTCTCCGGTGCGGTGTTCATGCTTGGGAGGACGGAAGCTGCTGGCATGCAGGCCTGTCTATGGGCTTCATCCCTGCTGGTGTTGTTGTCATGCGTCAGCAGCTTCAGACTGCCGGCTGTGCGACATGCCCCGGGATGA
- a CDS encoding ArsJ-associated glyceraldehyde-3-phosphate dehydrogenase encodes MRIGINGFGRIGRLVFRALWGRPGIELVHINDPAGDAATAAHLLEFDSVHGRWDRGINSSADGFSVEGSELTWSSEKDPTAVPWMDRGVEMVLEASGKIKTPETLNPYFEQVGLKRVVVACPVKGVVAGEEALNIVYGINHHLYEPARHKLVTAASCTTNCLAPVVKVVQENFGIEHGLITTIHDITNTQVPIDSFKSDLRRARSGLTSLIPTTTGSAKAIAMIFPELTGKLNGHAVRVPLLNGSLTDAVFELKQNITVEQVNAAFKAAAEGPLQGILGYEERPLVSCDYTNDNRSSIVDALSTMVVDGTQLKVFAWYDNEWGYSCRMADLTCYVVELEA; translated from the coding sequence ATGCGCATCGGTATCAACGGGTTTGGGCGGATTGGTCGCCTGGTGTTTCGTGCCCTGTGGGGCCGCCCCGGCATTGAACTGGTTCATATCAATGATCCCGCCGGTGACGCTGCAACGGCGGCTCACCTGTTGGAATTCGATTCCGTCCATGGTCGCTGGGATCGGGGGATCAACAGCAGCGCCGATGGGTTCAGCGTGGAGGGATCCGAGCTCACCTGGTCCAGCGAAAAGGATCCCACCGCCGTGCCCTGGATGGATCGGGGTGTGGAGATGGTGCTGGAGGCCAGCGGCAAAATCAAAACGCCGGAGACCCTCAACCCTTATTTCGAGCAGGTGGGCTTGAAGCGTGTGGTCGTGGCCTGCCCGGTGAAGGGTGTTGTTGCGGGTGAGGAAGCGCTCAACATCGTCTACGGCATCAACCATCACCTCTATGAACCGGCGCGGCACAAGCTGGTGACGGCTGCCTCCTGCACCACCAACTGCCTGGCTCCAGTCGTGAAGGTGGTGCAGGAAAACTTCGGCATTGAGCATGGACTGATCACCACCATTCACGACATCACCAACACCCAGGTGCCGATTGATTCATTCAAAAGCGATTTGCGCCGGGCACGCTCAGGACTGACCTCGCTGATCCCCACGACCACCGGTTCGGCCAAGGCGATCGCGATGATCTTTCCTGAGCTGACGGGCAAGCTCAATGGCCATGCCGTGCGCGTTCCTCTGCTGAATGGTTCACTCACTGACGCTGTATTCGAGCTCAAGCAGAACATCACGGTGGAGCAGGTGAACGCTGCCTTCAAAGCTGCAGCGGAAGGACCACTGCAGGGAATCCTGGGTTATGAGGAACGCCCGTTGGTGTCCTGCGATTACACCAACGACAATCGCAGTTCGATCGTCGATGCCCTGTCGACGATGGTTGTGGATGGCACCCAGTTGAAGGTTTTTGCCTGGTACGACAACGAATGGGGCTACAGCTGCCGCATGGCAGATCTCACCTGCTACGTGGTCGAGCTCGAGGCATGA
- a CDS encoding helix-turn-helix transcriptional regulator, translating into MQNTLNVEQSRQMLKALADPIRLEVIHALALGERCVCDLTGDLNLSQSKLSFHLRVLREAGLLSDRQSGRWIYYRLQPDALAALEAWLAELRRHCSQDAVPCQE; encoded by the coding sequence ATGCAGAACACCCTCAATGTCGAGCAGTCCAGGCAGATGCTCAAAGCGCTTGCCGATCCCATCCGCCTCGAGGTGATTCATGCTCTGGCGCTTGGAGAACGATGCGTCTGCGATTTGACGGGGGATCTCAACCTCTCCCAATCCAAACTTTCCTTTCACCTCAGGGTGCTTCGCGAAGCGGGGCTGCTGTCAGACCGGCAGAGCGGCCGTTGGATTTACTACCGGCTGCAACCGGATGCCCTCGCAGCACTGGAAGCCTGGCTGGCCGAGCTGCGCCGCCACTGCAGCCAAGACGCTGTCCCCTGTCAGGAATAA
- a CDS encoding DUF938 domain-containing protein has translation MDQRLFFPATERNREPIGDLLSQLLPTSGAVLELASGSGEHAVCFQKLFPNLLWQASDPDPEHRASIDAWIHHQGLSHVMPAALNLDVEMRPWPLPQTIRGSLKAVVCINLLHISPASCTDAVLAESAVLLPSGAPLIIYGPFMRNGAHTSESNAAFDQALQQRNPQWGLRDVNTITSRATNIGFKTEDVIPMPANNLTVVLRRP, from the coding sequence ATGGACCAACGGCTGTTTTTTCCTGCAACGGAACGCAATCGCGAACCCATCGGGGATCTGCTGAGCCAGTTGCTGCCCACCTCGGGAGCCGTGCTGGAACTGGCCAGCGGCAGTGGTGAGCACGCCGTCTGCTTTCAAAAGCTGTTCCCGAATCTGCTCTGGCAAGCCAGTGATCCAGATCCGGAGCATCGCGCCAGCATCGACGCCTGGATCCATCACCAGGGCCTGAGCCATGTCATGCCAGCAGCCCTCAACCTGGATGTTGAGATGCGCCCCTGGCCCCTACCCCAGACCATCCGAGGGTCACTGAAGGCAGTGGTTTGCATCAATCTGCTTCATATCAGTCCAGCCAGCTGCACTGATGCCGTGCTCGCAGAATCTGCCGTGCTGCTACCCAGCGGCGCCCCACTGATCATCTATGGCCCCTTCATGCGCAATGGCGCTCACACGAGTGAGAGCAATGCAGCGTTCGACCAGGCACTGCAGCAACGCAACCCTCAATGGGGGCTGAGAGACGTCAACACGATCACATCACGCGCCACCAACATTGGATTCAAGACCGAAGACGTGATCCCCATGCCGGCTAACAACCTGACCGTTGTCCTTCGGCGCCCATAA
- a CDS encoding mechanosensitive ion channel family protein produces MSFGAHKPEKVLASNDKTLHNSVLAAAAEMKLGEFTVEFVIGIAITFLLSFVLRKILPRLTKSSKTSFDDFVLKALADSIVPFGFVVVLILTENELGLPSNIERAYDTVLRLIGTIVLIRLVNRIGSRFLIGLARHSGAEDLEELFQNLLPLLKAVVWGIGSLVLLQSLGVKMTVIWGLLSAGGIGIGLALKEPAQELFAYLMILLDKPFSVGQFISVGSTSATVERIGVRSTHLRSLRGEQVVMSNSTLTGSTILNFAEMAQRRMIYSIGVTYDTTVDQMKAIPAMIQTIIDSQKHSTFNRCHFTEFADYSLNFELVYYIDTRDFTVALNDQQAINLGIMDAFAKAGIDFAFPSQTLYLEGDSLTGKAS; encoded by the coding sequence TTGTCCTTCGGCGCCCATAAACCTGAGAAGGTTCTTGCCAGCAACGACAAAACACTCCACAATTCAGTCTTAGCAGCGGCAGCAGAAATGAAACTGGGCGAGTTCACGGTGGAGTTTGTCATTGGCATAGCAATCACCTTTCTCCTTTCATTTGTGCTGAGAAAAATATTGCCGCGCTTGACCAAGAGCAGCAAAACCAGCTTCGATGATTTTGTTCTGAAGGCCCTGGCGGATTCAATCGTTCCGTTCGGATTTGTCGTCGTCCTAATCCTTACGGAAAACGAACTTGGCCTGCCCAGCAATATTGAACGGGCCTACGACACAGTCTTAAGACTGATTGGCACAATCGTGCTGATCAGGCTTGTCAACCGTATCGGCTCACGCTTCCTGATAGGTCTCGCCAGACATTCGGGCGCTGAAGATCTTGAGGAGTTGTTTCAAAACCTTCTGCCGCTGCTTAAAGCAGTGGTCTGGGGCATCGGCAGCCTGGTGCTGTTGCAGAGCCTAGGCGTCAAGATGACTGTGATCTGGGGCTTGCTCAGCGCCGGCGGCATCGGCATTGGCTTGGCCTTAAAAGAGCCGGCCCAGGAATTGTTTGCCTACTTGATGATTCTTCTGGATAAGCCATTCAGCGTTGGGCAATTCATCTCGGTGGGCTCAACATCAGCAACGGTGGAAAGAATCGGTGTTCGCTCCACCCATCTGCGCAGCCTGCGTGGCGAACAAGTGGTGATGAGCAATTCAACCCTCACAGGTTCAACCATCCTCAATTTTGCCGAAATGGCGCAACGCCGCATGATCTATTCGATTGGCGTCACCTATGACACAACTGTTGATCAGATGAAGGCCATCCCGGCCATGATTCAAACAATCATCGATTCTCAGAAACACAGTACCTTTAATCGCTGCCACTTCACCGAGTTTGCTGATTACAGTCTTAATTTTGAGTTGGTCTATTACATCGACACCCGAGATTTCACAGTTGCATTAAATGATCAGCAAGCGATCAACCTTGGAATCATGGATGCCTTCGCCAAAGCAGGCATCGACTTTGCCTTCCCAAGCCAGACGCTCTATCTGGAGGGGGATTCACTCACCGGCAAAGCGTCCTGA
- a CDS encoding Tat pathway signal protein, with product MAVFSLPCSICGTPVEIPGRYGFKLKNAGLTNTVCTRCRQGTFVASRRDNISNQIALGTSPDQRRLIPLTAAVAAVALLIGGVLWHSAAPSLQDALPVSESPSR from the coding sequence ATGGCTGTTTTTTCTCTCCCCTGTTCCATATGCGGAACACCCGTTGAGATTCCAGGTCGTTATGGCTTCAAGCTGAAAAATGCGGGCCTCACCAACACGGTGTGCACCAGATGTCGCCAAGGGACATTTGTGGCATCACGGCGCGACAACATCTCCAACCAGATTGCTCTTGGGACCAGTCCAGATCAGCGTCGGTTGATTCCCCTCACCGCTGCCGTGGCTGCTGTAGCCCTGTTGATCGGTGGAGTCCTATGGCATTCGGCAGCCCCGAGCCTTCAGGACGCTTTGCCGGTGAGTGAATCCCCCTCCAGATAG